One genomic segment of Streptomyces liangshanensis includes these proteins:
- the nrfD gene encoding NrfD/PsrC family molybdoenzyme membrane anchor subunit encodes MTGSHDTRATGRGRRRKRRGEELMVPRAEFDSYYGRPIIKPPSWSARDIAGYFFLGGLAGAGSVLAAGAQLTGRPVLARAMKVSSLGAVGLSAAALVHDLGRPERFVNMLRVFKPTSPMSVGSWLLSAYGPAAGAAALCAVTGRLPRIDALATGTAALFGPAIASYTAVLAADTAVPAWHGAHRELPYVFTASATAAAAGMALVVAPPRESAPARVAAVLAAVGEVSAMTAAERRLGPVAETYREGRGGALLRTARILTVVGAAGAAVYGGRGRAPAALSGALLLAGSACTRFGIFAAGVASAEDPAYTVGPQREAKAREQAEKAQAAATE; translated from the coding sequence ATGACCGGCTCCCACGACACGCGCGCCACCGGCCGCGGACGGCGGCGCAAGCGGCGCGGCGAGGAACTCATGGTGCCGCGCGCCGAGTTCGACTCGTACTACGGCCGGCCCATCATCAAGCCGCCGTCCTGGTCGGCCCGCGACATCGCCGGCTACTTCTTCCTCGGCGGCCTCGCGGGCGCGGGCTCGGTGCTCGCCGCCGGCGCGCAGCTGACGGGGCGCCCCGTCCTCGCCCGGGCCATGAAGGTCTCCTCGCTCGGCGCGGTCGGCCTCTCCGCCGCCGCGCTCGTCCACGACCTAGGCAGGCCCGAGCGGTTCGTGAACATGCTGCGCGTCTTCAAGCCGACGTCACCGATGAGCGTCGGCTCCTGGCTGCTCTCCGCGTACGGTCCCGCCGCCGGCGCCGCCGCCCTGTGCGCCGTCACGGGCAGACTGCCCAGGATCGACGCGCTCGCCACCGGCACCGCCGCCCTGTTCGGCCCCGCGATCGCGTCCTACACGGCGGTGCTGGCCGCCGACACGGCGGTCCCCGCCTGGCACGGCGCCCACCGCGAACTGCCCTACGTCTTCACCGCGTCGGCGACCGCGGCCGCCGCCGGGATGGCCCTTGTGGTCGCCCCGCCGCGCGAGAGCGCCCCGGCCCGGGTGGCCGCCGTGCTCGCCGCGGTCGGCGAGGTCTCCGCCATGACGGCCGCCGAACGCCGGCTCGGCCCGGTCGCCGAGACCTACCGGGAGGGGCGCGGCGGCGCGTTGCTCCGTACGGCCCGGATCCTCACCGTCGTCGGTGCGGCGGGCGCGGCGGTGTACGGCGGCCGGGGCCGGGCGCCCGCCGCGCTCAGCGGCGCGCTGCTGCTGGCCGGCTCCGCCTGCACCCGCTTCGGCATCTTCGCCGCCGGGGTCGCCTCGGCCGAGGACCCCGCGTACACGGTGG